A single window of Paenibacillus sp. FSL H8-0537 DNA harbors:
- a CDS encoding AraC family transcriptional regulator, translating to MMRPNMREDHHEWLEIYHFTPSAFEKSGAAWPIRVGTNIAKPNYHIGPRVAPYYYLLGVLEGQGTFLQGNMAYTLRPNDLFCLFPQVTHEYFTLAEEPLHKIFFAFDGKKALQLLARLGLGPQTPHAPGALTPQAAEFMQQLLQLVSHSGSPNTDLARLSLFHRIWDELVSSASPAVPRDHRSIGWLQKGLEYMEIHYAEGITVESVSSYVGVNRTHFTKQFSKAYGITPVQYIQRLKMGEATRLLVQTSYTLSEIASSIGFPDLFSFSKAFKKNMGVAPKQYRSQLISVQRE from the coding sequence ATGATGAGACCGAATATGCGTGAGGACCATCATGAATGGCTGGAAATCTATCATTTCACGCCTTCTGCTTTCGAGAAATCGGGAGCCGCATGGCCGATTCGGGTCGGGACGAATATCGCCAAGCCGAATTATCATATCGGCCCACGCGTGGCGCCTTACTATTATTTGCTAGGCGTGCTGGAGGGGCAGGGAACGTTCCTTCAGGGCAACATGGCGTACACGCTGCGGCCAAATGATCTGTTCTGCCTGTTCCCGCAGGTTACCCATGAATATTTCACCTTGGCGGAGGAGCCGCTGCACAAAATCTTTTTTGCCTTTGACGGCAAGAAAGCGCTTCAGCTATTGGCTCGGCTCGGGCTTGGCCCACAAACGCCTCATGCACCCGGCGCACTGACACCACAGGCTGCCGAGTTTATGCAGCAGCTTTTGCAGCTCGTCAGCCACTCCGGTTCGCCAAATACCGATCTGGCACGGCTTAGCCTTTTTCACCGTATATGGGATGAGCTTGTATCCTCCGCTTCTCCTGCTGTTCCCCGCGACCATCGCAGTATTGGCTGGCTGCAAAAGGGGCTGGAGTATATGGAGATTCATTATGCGGAGGGCATTACCGTGGAGAGCGTCTCAAGCTACGTCGGGGTAAATCGCACGCATTTCACTAAACAATTCAGTAAAGCATACGGCATAACACCGGTCCAATACATCCAGCGGTTAAAAATGGGAGAAGCCACGCGGCTTCTGGTGCAGACCAGCTATACGTTATCGGAAATCGCCAGCTCCATCGGCTTCCCCGACCTCTTTTCTTTTTCCAAAGCTTTTAAGAAAAATATGGGGGTTGCGCCCAAGCAATACCGCTCACAGCTCATTAGCGTGCAAAGAGAGTAA
- a CDS encoding metalloregulator ArsR/SmtB family transcription factor: MDATTFGALSDPTRLRIMELLVDGSLTVGEIADRLHIRQPQASKHLRILLEAGLVEVQAAANRRYYKLRVEPLQEMDSWLETYRSLWSERFDKLDIYLQQLKKRERKTNEHSGGNHNDEQIKL; this comes from the coding sequence ATGGATGCTACGACATTCGGCGCATTATCCGACCCGACACGTCTACGGATCATGGAGCTGCTCGTGGACGGTTCCTTGACGGTCGGAGAAATTGCGGATCGTCTTCACATTCGCCAGCCTCAAGCTTCCAAGCACTTGCGTATTTTGCTGGAAGCAGGGCTCGTCGAGGTGCAGGCAGCAGCCAATCGCCGTTATTACAAGCTTCGGGTGGAGCCGCTCCAAGAGATGGACAGCTGGCTGGAAACGTATCGCAGCCTATGGAGCGAGCGGTTCGACAAATTGGATATTTACTTGCAGCAGTTGAAGAAGCGGGAACGCAAAACAAACGAACATTCGGGAGGCAATCACAATGACGAACAAATTAAGCTTTAA
- a CDS encoding SRPBCC domain-containing protein — protein sequence MTNKLSFKVEGQVLTMERIFDAPHTLVFEAHSTAEHLKHWWGPNGWILSACTVDFRPGGVWHYCMKCVDENQGDFYGFESWGKGVYKEIVTYEKIAYVDYFSDAEGNESADMPSGDITMTFEATEDGKTKFVSVTRYPTEEALKTVVEMGMEQGISETSDRLVAYLEQLK from the coding sequence ATGACGAACAAATTAAGCTTTAAGGTTGAAGGACAGGTACTTACGATGGAGCGGATTTTTGATGCACCACATACACTTGTGTTTGAAGCGCATTCGACGGCAGAGCATTTGAAGCATTGGTGGGGACCGAACGGCTGGATTTTATCAGCTTGCACAGTAGATTTCCGCCCAGGCGGCGTATGGCATTACTGCATGAAATGCGTAGACGAGAACCAAGGGGACTTTTACGGTTTTGAATCGTGGGGCAAGGGCGTATATAAGGAAATTGTAACGTATGAAAAAATAGCCTATGTCGACTATTTCTCCGATGCCGAGGGCAATGAATCCGCGGACATGCCGTCTGGTGACATTACCATGACGTTCGAAGCGACGGAGGATGGCAAAACCAAGTTCGTGAGCGTGACCCGCTACCCAACCGAGGAAGCACTCAAAACGGTTGTCGAAATGGGAATGGAGCAGGGCATTAGCGAAACGTCGGATCGCCTAGTCGCATACTTGGAACAGCTGAAATAA
- the serS gene encoding serine--tRNA ligase has translation MLDMKWIRENKELVQQAAEHKGLDFNVQQLLEADTRRRKLQQQADELRQERNAHSQRIAKLMQSANARREKQGVAEQGIEQEKETEQAEQLKQAVAKINELLKPCEEQLLEAEQQFRKLMLEVPNPPSPDTPIGKSDADNVEVRRIGSLPAPAFALRDHLELGELHGMIDMSRGVRTAGSRSYYLKGAGALLHRAVQQLALDYLLERGFTLLDVPLMVREEAMYNTGYFPAGTDSAYRIDGENRWLIGTSEVPLVAYYDNEIVDVAEPIRLTAATACFRSEVGSAGRDVRGLYRVHQFAKVEQVVLCEADSARSEALLHEITANAEQLLQLLELPYRVVAVCTGDMSQKNVKQFDIETWMPSRQAYGETHSSSNVHDFQARRSNIRYRDAEGKLRYCHTLNNTAVATPRILIPLLENHQLEDGSIYIPAALRPYMNGLETLLAPAAPMAESAQEQHSPK, from the coding sequence ATGCTGGACATGAAATGGATTCGCGAAAACAAAGAGCTGGTGCAGCAAGCAGCGGAGCATAAGGGGCTGGATTTTAACGTCCAGCAGCTGCTTGAAGCGGATACTCGCAGACGCAAGCTGCAGCAGCAGGCGGACGAACTTAGGCAGGAGCGCAATGCGCATTCGCAGCGCATTGCGAAGCTGATGCAGAGCGCAAATGCGAGGCGGGAAAAGCAAGGGGTAGCAGAGCAAGGGATAGAGCAGGAAAAAGAAACCGAGCAGGCCGAGCAATTGAAGCAAGCGGTAGCGAAAATTAATGAGCTGCTAAAGCCTTGCGAGGAGCAGCTGCTTGAAGCTGAGCAGCAATTCCGCAAGCTCATGCTGGAGGTGCCCAATCCGCCTTCGCCCGATACACCCATTGGCAAGTCGGATGCGGACAATGTGGAAGTGCGCCGAATAGGCAGCCTTCCGGCTCCCGCTTTTGCGCTGCGGGATCATCTGGAGCTCGGCGAGCTGCACGGCATGATCGATATGAGTCGCGGTGTTCGGACAGCAGGCTCGCGCAGCTACTATTTGAAAGGCGCAGGTGCCCTGCTGCACCGCGCCGTACAGCAGCTCGCGCTCGACTATTTGCTGGAGCGCGGATTTACGCTGCTTGATGTGCCTCTGATGGTGAGAGAGGAAGCGATGTACAATACGGGGTATTTCCCTGCGGGTACAGATTCGGCTTACCGCATTGACGGCGAAAATCGCTGGCTGATCGGGACGTCGGAAGTGCCGCTAGTCGCCTATTACGATAATGAAATCGTCGATGTTGCCGAGCCGATTCGGCTTACCGCAGCAACCGCCTGCTTCCGCAGCGAGGTCGGCTCGGCCGGACGTGATGTGCGCGGCCTCTACCGCGTGCATCAATTTGCCAAGGTTGAGCAGGTCGTGCTTTGCGAGGCCGATTCTGCCCGTTCGGAGGCGCTGCTCCACGAAATAACAGCGAATGCGGAACAGCTGCTGCAATTGCTGGAGCTGCCCTATCGGGTTGTTGCGGTATGTACCGGCGATATGTCGCAAAAAAATGTTAAGCAGTTCGACATTGAAACGTGGATGCCAAGCAGGCAAGCATATGGCGAGACTCATTCGTCGTCGAATGTGCATGATTTTCAGGCGCGGCGCTCGAATATTCGCTATCGCGATGCAGAGGGCAAGCTTCGCTACTGCCATACGCTTAACAATACGGCCGTCGCAACGCCGCGCATTCTTATCCCGCTGCTGGAAAATCATCAGCTGGAAGACGGATCGATCTATATTCCAGCAGCGCTGCGGCCCTACATGAACGGACTGGAAACACTGCTGGCTCCAGCCGCGCCTATGGCGGAATCGGCGCAGGAGCAGCACAGCCCGAAGTAA
- a CDS encoding glycine betaine ABC transporter substrate-binding protein: MKMLVAAVMLAVLIAGCSSAGGSKDITLAYVAWDSEIASTYVVKEVLEQKLGYKVEMLQVDAGPMWAGISDGSADGIVAAWLPSTHASYADKYKGQYEDLGANLEGTKTGLVVPSYMDIKSIEDLNDTTGPELDYKIIGIEPGAGLMMASEKVMDEYGLRDKWTLLESSSAAMSQELQKAYDNKEPIVVTGWTPHWMFAKMDLKYLDDPKNVYGGAEQIHTIVRKGLKEDKAEAYAFLDKFNWTPDDMAKVMVAIQGGETPEAAAKAWVEGNAELVDAWLK; encoded by the coding sequence ATGAAAATGCTAGTTGCTGCCGTTATGCTCGCTGTTCTAATCGCCGGCTGTTCTTCCGCCGGAGGAAGCAAAGACATTACCCTGGCTTATGTCGCTTGGGATTCAGAAATTGCCAGCACCTATGTCGTAAAGGAAGTATTGGAGCAGAAGCTGGGCTATAAGGTTGAAATGCTGCAGGTTGATGCTGGACCGATGTGGGCTGGCATTTCCGACGGAAGCGCCGACGGAATCGTTGCCGCTTGGCTTCCAAGCACGCATGCCTCTTACGCTGACAAATACAAAGGGCAATATGAGGATCTAGGCGCTAATCTTGAAGGCACCAAAACCGGACTTGTCGTTCCCTCTTATATGGACATCAAAAGCATTGAGGACTTGAATGATACAACGGGTCCCGAGCTCGACTACAAAATTATCGGCATTGAGCCCGGTGCCGGACTTATGATGGCGTCGGAGAAAGTGATGGATGAATACGGTTTGCGTGACAAATGGACGCTGCTTGAAAGCTCGTCCGCTGCGATGTCGCAGGAGCTTCAGAAGGCGTATGACAATAAAGAGCCGATCGTTGTTACGGGCTGGACACCACACTGGATGTTCGCCAAGATGGATTTGAAATATTTGGATGATCCGAAAAATGTATACGGCGGAGCGGAGCAAATTCATACGATTGTGCGCAAAGGGCTGAAAGAGGACAAAGCGGAAGCTTACGCTTTCCTCGACAAGTTCAACTGGACGCCGGATGATATGGCGAAGGTTATGGTTGCTATTCAAGGCGGCGAAACACCGGAAGCAGCGGCCAAGGCTTGGGTTGAAGGCAACGCCGAGCTGGTTGATGCTTGGTTGAAATAA
- a CDS encoding proline/glycine betaine ABC transporter permease encodes MNIPKIPLADWIGALETWLDTHLSPLFKLIKVVVGETVGGLNTALDFFPAIVLIILFTAAAWFLGKWRMALFTFVGLLIIDNLGYWSQTMQTLSLVLTSALISVVVGVPVGILCARKNSIQNIVTPILDFMQTMPAFVYLLPAVSFFSLGVVPGVIASIIFAIPPTIRMTNLGIRQVPEELTEAADAFGSTPSQKLVKLQLPIALPSIMAGINQTIMLSLSMVVIASMIGAQGVGSYVYRAVTQGNTGVGFEAGIAIVILAIILDRLTQNAIRRTKKA; translated from the coding sequence ATGAATATACCCAAAATCCCTTTAGCAGATTGGATCGGGGCGCTGGAAACATGGCTTGATACCCATCTCAGTCCGCTTTTCAAGCTTATTAAAGTGGTCGTTGGCGAAACGGTTGGCGGATTAAATACCGCACTCGACTTTTTCCCTGCGATTGTGCTGATTATTCTTTTTACCGCAGCAGCTTGGTTTCTCGGCAAATGGCGCATGGCGCTGTTTACGTTTGTCGGCCTGCTCATTATTGATAATCTCGGCTATTGGAGCCAGACGATGCAGACGCTGTCGCTCGTGCTGACCTCCGCCCTCATTTCAGTAGTGGTCGGTGTTCCAGTTGGCATTTTGTGTGCACGTAAAAATAGCATTCAAAATATTGTTACTCCGATTCTCGACTTCATGCAGACGATGCCGGCCTTCGTATACTTGCTGCCTGCCGTCTCCTTCTTCTCGCTTGGCGTCGTGCCTGGCGTCATCGCTTCAATTATTTTTGCGATTCCACCAACGATTCGGATGACCAATCTTGGCATTCGCCAGGTTCCGGAAGAGCTGACTGAAGCGGCTGATGCCTTCGGCTCTACACCGTCGCAGAAGCTGGTCAAGCTGCAATTGCCAATTGCGCTGCCAAGCATTATGGCGGGCATCAACCAGACGATTATGCTGTCGCTTTCGATGGTCGTTATCGCATCCATGATTGGCGCACAGGGCGTTGGCTCATACGTATACCGTGCGGTGACGCAGGGCAACACCGGCGTTGGCTTTGAGGCGGGGATCGCCATCGTTATATTGGCAATTATCCTCGACCGCTTGACTCAAAATGCGATTCGCCGCACGAAAAAGGCGTAA
- a CDS encoding glycine betaine/L-proline ABC transporter ATP-binding protein, giving the protein MAIIEAKKLTKIFGADPKKAIPLLDKGWSKEKILKETKLTVGVNQANFSIEAGQIFVIMGLSGSGKSTLVRLLNRLIEPTGGQVLFNGKDVLKMTAEQLRQFRRKHVGMVFQKFALFPHRTVLQNIEYGLEVQGINKSKRREMAIQSLELVGLKGYGDSYPEQLSGGMQQRVGLARGLASDPEVLLMDEAFSALDPLIRKDMQDELLELQSKMKKTIVFITHDLNEALRIGDQIALMKDGSIVQIGSPEEILMQPANKYVERFVEDVDLSKVLTASHVMAKAETITNERGPRVALQLMRARSISSLYMVDREMRLLGVITADDAAKALKEGLSLESLTQRDVPTVSPDTLLNELFELMGNARLPVAVIGENGRLKGIVIKGAVLAALAGNTEIEAGVKA; this is encoded by the coding sequence ATGGCTATTATAGAAGCTAAAAAGCTGACCAAGATTTTCGGAGCGGACCCAAAAAAAGCAATACCGCTGCTGGATAAAGGCTGGTCAAAGGAAAAGATTCTAAAAGAAACGAAACTGACTGTCGGCGTGAATCAAGCCAATTTTTCGATAGAGGCCGGACAAATATTTGTCATTATGGGCTTATCGGGCAGCGGCAAATCGACGCTCGTTCGCTTATTGAATCGCTTAATTGAGCCTACGGGTGGACAAGTGCTGTTTAATGGCAAGGATGTGCTCAAAATGACGGCGGAGCAGCTCAGGCAGTTTCGGCGCAAGCATGTCGGGATGGTATTTCAGAAATTTGCGCTGTTCCCGCATCGCACGGTGCTGCAAAACATCGAATACGGCCTTGAAGTTCAGGGCATCAACAAGTCGAAGCGCCGGGAAATGGCGATTCAATCTTTAGAGCTTGTAGGCTTGAAAGGCTACGGCGACAGTTATCCCGAGCAGCTAAGCGGCGGGATGCAGCAGCGCGTAGGTCTTGCAAGAGGACTTGCCAGCGATCCCGAAGTGCTGCTGATGGATGAAGCGTTCAGTGCACTTGACCCGCTTATCCGCAAGGATATGCAGGATGAGCTGCTGGAGCTCCAATCGAAGATGAAAAAAACGATCGTCTTCATTACTCATGATTTGAATGAAGCGCTGCGCATTGGCGACCAAATTGCTCTAATGAAGGATGGCAGCATCGTGCAAATTGGCTCTCCGGAAGAAATTTTGATGCAGCCAGCCAATAAATATGTCGAGCGTTTCGTCGAAGACGTCGATTTGTCCAAGGTGCTCACCGCCTCCCATGTCATGGCGAAGGCCGAGACGATTACGAATGAGAGAGGACCGCGCGTTGCGCTCCAGCTCATGCGTGCCAGAAGCATTTCCAGCTTATATATGGTGGACAGGGAAATGCGCCTGCTTGGTGTCATTACGGCTGACGACGCTGCGAAGGCTTTGAAGGAAGGACTCTCGCTTGAATCGCTGACCCAGCGTGATGTTCCAACCGTATCGCCCGATACGCTGCTCAATGAACTGTTCGAGCTGATGGGCAATGCGAGATTGCCCGTTGCTGTCATCGGTGAAAATGGACGATTAAAGGGCATCGTTATTAAAGGCGCAGTGCTTGCCGCACTCGCAGGCAATACCGAAATAGAGGCAGGTGTTAAAGCATGA
- a CDS encoding GbsR/MarR family transcriptional regulator has product MDELAALTEEQQQQLLKTRRRVIESIGKNMDLYGITLSIGHLYGNMYFNREPVTLDEMSATMGMSKTSMSTGMRTLYDLKMINKVWGKGSRKDLYEVVPDWHENFTDFFSIKWRKAAEQNVLALTRSLKEIEQLEVNPGHSEAFLDVLASDRQKLQEALAYYKWLGRLIDAFESGEIYKLIPKEE; this is encoded by the coding sequence ATGGATGAACTTGCAGCATTAACAGAAGAGCAGCAGCAGCAGCTGCTGAAGACGCGCCGGCGCGTCATTGAATCAATCGGCAAAAACATGGATCTGTATGGCATAACGCTGTCCATCGGGCATTTATATGGCAATATGTATTTCAACCGCGAGCCTGTCACGCTGGACGAAATGAGTGCTACGATGGGAATGAGCAAAACGTCAATGAGCACTGGAATGCGGACATTATACGATCTGAAAATGATCAATAAAGTATGGGGCAAAGGCTCACGCAAAGATTTGTATGAGGTGGTGCCGGATTGGCATGAGAACTTCACAGACTTTTTCTCTATTAAATGGAGGAAGGCTGCTGAGCAAAATGTACTTGCCCTAACCCGTTCTCTTAAGGAAATTGAACAGCTGGAGGTAAATCCGGGACATTCCGAAGCCTTTCTTGATGTGCTCGCAAGCGACAGACAGAAGCTTCAGGAAGCGCTCGCGTATTACAAATGGCTGGGACGGCTCATTGATGCTTTTGAGTCAGGAGAAATCTATAAGCTGATTCCGAAGGAAGAGTAG
- a CDS encoding histidine kinase, whose translation MLHALLVHDRVIERAIITTGFTEQNIQISAQSRLEDALLWFKQGGEADLCLIDASLTEDAEAACRAIREASGSKELYIILLLDIQARKQLERLYTAGMNDYLLRPFAAVELAQKLCMLLQLRKSEAGLVETELAMLRAKIKPHFLFNAIGTIIFISKRNAEEARGLLRSLSEFLRSSFDFENKAESVSFKVELALVNAYLDLEKARFGSRLQVNYELRATQFQLPPFIIQTLVENAIRHGITAKLIGGRVDIITLNVHGGIRVIIKDDGVGIPEEQLESFMRIRKQPPGRRLPSGQQLRHGIGLANTNERLLRHFGSELHIRRRESGGTTVTFLIPAQGGH comes from the coding sequence GTGCTTCATGCGCTTCTCGTTCATGACCGCGTAATCGAAAGAGCGATTATTACAACTGGTTTTACGGAACAAAATATACAAATTTCGGCCCAGAGCAGGCTGGAGGATGCTTTGCTCTGGTTCAAGCAAGGCGGCGAGGCGGATCTATGTCTGATTGATGCTTCTCTGACAGAGGATGCTGAAGCCGCGTGCCGCGCGATTCGTGAGGCAAGCGGCAGCAAGGAGCTATACATAATTTTATTGCTGGACATACAAGCCAGAAAACAACTGGAGCGGCTCTACACAGCTGGAATGAATGATTATTTATTGCGGCCCTTCGCCGCTGTAGAGCTTGCGCAAAAGCTCTGCATGCTCCTGCAGCTGAGAAAATCAGAGGCGGGGCTTGTGGAGACGGAGCTGGCGATGCTGCGCGCGAAGATTAAGCCGCATTTTTTATTTAATGCAATCGGAACCATTATTTTCATCAGCAAGCGGAATGCGGAGGAAGCGAGAGGGCTGCTTCGCAGCCTAAGTGAATTTTTGCGGAGCAGCTTTGATTTTGAGAATAAGGCGGAGTCCGTGTCATTCAAGGTTGAGCTTGCACTCGTTAACGCCTATCTGGACTTGGAGAAGGCGAGATTTGGCAGTCGCCTGCAGGTGAATTACGAGCTCAGAGCGACGCAGTTTCAGCTGCCGCCCTTTATCATTCAGACGCTGGTGGAAAATGCCATTCGCCATGGCATTACAGCCAAGCTCATTGGCGGCAGAGTTGACATTATTACGCTCAACGTTCATGGGGGCATTCGTGTCATTATTAAGGACGATGGAGTCGGTATTCCGGAGGAGCAGCTCGAAAGCTTTATGCGCATAAGAAAGCAGCCGCCAGGCAGGCGTTTGCCAAGTGGGCAGCAGCTGCGTCATGGAATTGGGCTTGCGAATACCAACGAGCGTCTGCTCCGTCATTTTGGCTCGGAACTGCATATTAGACGCCGCGAAAGTGGAGGCACGACCGTTACCTTTTTGATACCAGCACAGGGGGGGCATTAA
- a CDS encoding response regulator: protein MLNVAVVDDEHWALEEMKEYLSNCEGIGSIQLYDDPVEGLAAIKREPPDVVFVDVYMPQISGLTFAEEMLANCPGTATVFVTAFDTHALQAYELNVEDYILKPVAPQRLQRTVERVLQRRSGRNKMAAEAVQQKDRVDVQCFGKLNLYGTAGPVKWKVLKTKELFAYLWMNRECRVEKIIDDVFPGMEDAKARAYIHTCVYQLRQLLKRNGLDGRIRIKSLREKYILTAEHMSNDILEFQLLAKRAVDRGSVFLLRQAVNLYMAEVLTDIHSVWVYRLREHYRLIGCLVLERLIEELLNQGDILVATDYALEYLNKEPYDEAALWLVVRCYMRGGNRVKASTVFKQFCKRTAGELGACPHAELVDRYESLMQAT from the coding sequence ATGTTGAATGTTGCGGTGGTGGATGATGAGCATTGGGCACTTGAGGAAATGAAGGAATATTTATCGAACTGTGAAGGAATCGGCTCCATTCAGCTTTATGATGATCCGGTGGAGGGACTTGCGGCTATCAAGCGCGAGCCGCCGGATGTCGTGTTCGTAGACGTTTACATGCCGCAAATTTCTGGTCTTACATTCGCGGAGGAAATGCTCGCTAATTGCCCAGGGACGGCTACCGTATTTGTCACGGCATTCGATACTCATGCGCTGCAGGCTTATGAGCTTAATGTGGAGGATTATATTTTGAAGCCAGTAGCGCCGCAGCGGCTTCAGCGAACGGTGGAGCGCGTGCTTCAACGTAGAAGCGGGAGGAATAAAATGGCCGCCGAGGCTGTTCAGCAGAAAGACAGAGTCGACGTGCAATGCTTCGGCAAGCTGAATCTGTACGGGACAGCAGGTCCCGTCAAATGGAAGGTGCTGAAAACGAAGGAGCTGTTTGCGTATTTATGGATGAACCGAGAATGCCGCGTGGAAAAAATTATAGATGATGTGTTCCCTGGAATGGAGGATGCGAAGGCAAGGGCATACATTCATACCTGCGTTTATCAACTCCGCCAGCTGTTGAAGCGGAATGGGCTCGACGGGCGGATTCGAATTAAATCGCTGCGGGAGAAGTATATTTTGACTGCTGAGCATATGTCCAACGATATTCTTGAATTTCAACTGCTGGCAAAACGAGCGGTCGATAGGGGAAGCGTATTTTTACTCCGCCAGGCGGTGAATTTATATATGGCGGAAGTGTTGACGGATATTCATAGCGTCTGGGTTTATCGGCTGCGTGAGCACTATAGATTAATTGGATGCTTAGTTTTGGAGCGGCTGATCGAGGAGCTGCTGAATCAAGGAGATATTCTTGTAGCAACGGATTATGCGCTCGAATACTTAAACAAGGAGCCTTACGATGAGGCGGCTTTATGGCTCGTCGTCCGCTGTTATATGAGAGGCGGCAACCGGGTTAAGGCGAGCACGGTATTTAAGCAGTTTTGCAAGCGTACTGCTGGGGAGCTTGGAGCTTGTCCGCATGCCGAGCTAGTGGACCGATATGAGTCGCTCATGCAAGCAACCTGA